One region of Microbacterium rhizosphaerae genomic DNA includes:
- a CDS encoding DEAD/DEAH box helicase, which yields MPVSLLDAVPRGADPDDAYLGFVAWAEDQGLTLYPAQDEAVIEIVSGAHVILSTPTGTGKSLVAVAAHAAALARGGRSYYTAPIKALVSEKFFALVDIFGAANVGMVTGDSSVNADAPIVCCTAEILANLALRQGAGAEVAQVVMDEFHYYGDPDRGWAWQVPLLLLPRTQFILMSATLGDVTAIADDLTRRTGMPVARITGVERPVPLHFEYVRTPIHETVEELLHTARAPIYIVHFSQAAAMERAQALSSIRIIDRAQRDAIADAIGGFRFTTAFGRTLSRYVRAGIGVHHAGMLPRYRRLVETLAQRGLLRVICGTDTLGVGINVPIRTVLLTALTKFDGQRMRQLTAREFHQIAGRAGRAGFDTAGTVVVMAPEHEIENAVQIAKAADDPKKLRKIIRKKAPQGFVNWTETSYDRLISAEPEPLTPQLQLTAAMLINVIARGGDVLHSMRSLVFDNHEPRARQFELARRALAIFRTLVVAQVVVWDADGIRLTVELQPNFALNQPLSPFALAAIELLDPEDGAGSVGTGHYALDVVSVIEATLDDPRPVLSQQQFRARGEAVAAMKRDGLDYDERMEALEEITYPQPLAELLAEAYAVFASSQPWVLDFALRPKSVVRDMFERALSFTELISLYQLARSEGLVLRYLSDAYRAIRQTVPSDAQTSDLLDVIAWLGEMVRQVDSSLVDEWESLVNPSLALRQAQGPDEEPVVPPAPPSVLTNRRAFGVLVRNELFRRVQLAALQRDDELVELDPDAGWPEALDAYYDEHDEILTGGSARSASLVSISEGPGEWRVEQTIDDPAGDHDWRIRGVVDLAASEEVGTAVVRVTEVVRL from the coding sequence ATGCCTGTCTCGCTGCTGGACGCGGTGCCGCGCGGCGCCGATCCCGACGACGCCTATCTGGGCTTCGTCGCCTGGGCCGAGGATCAGGGGCTCACGCTCTACCCGGCGCAGGACGAGGCGGTCATCGAGATCGTGTCCGGGGCGCACGTCATCCTGTCCACACCCACCGGCACGGGCAAGTCGCTCGTCGCGGTCGCCGCGCACGCGGCCGCCCTCGCCCGGGGCGGCCGCTCGTACTACACGGCGCCGATCAAAGCCCTCGTCAGCGAGAAGTTCTTCGCCCTCGTCGACATCTTCGGCGCCGCGAACGTCGGCATGGTGACGGGAGACTCCTCGGTCAACGCGGACGCGCCGATCGTCTGCTGCACGGCCGAGATCCTCGCGAACCTCGCGCTCCGGCAGGGTGCGGGCGCCGAGGTCGCCCAGGTCGTGATGGACGAGTTCCACTACTACGGCGATCCCGATCGCGGCTGGGCCTGGCAGGTGCCCCTCCTGCTGCTGCCGCGCACGCAGTTCATCCTGATGTCGGCGACACTCGGCGATGTGACCGCGATCGCCGACGACCTCACCCGCCGGACCGGCATGCCGGTGGCCCGCATCACGGGCGTCGAGCGTCCCGTGCCGCTGCACTTCGAGTACGTGCGAACGCCCATCCACGAGACGGTGGAGGAGCTCCTGCACACCGCCCGCGCGCCGATCTACATCGTGCACTTCTCGCAGGCCGCGGCGATGGAACGGGCGCAGGCGCTGTCATCCATCCGGATCATCGACCGCGCTCAGCGCGACGCCATCGCCGACGCCATCGGCGGCTTCCGGTTCACCACGGCCTTCGGCCGCACGCTCTCGCGCTACGTGCGCGCGGGCATCGGCGTGCATCACGCGGGGATGCTGCCGCGCTACCGGCGGCTCGTGGAGACGCTCGCCCAACGCGGGCTGCTGCGGGTCATCTGCGGCACCGACACCCTCGGCGTCGGCATCAACGTGCCGATCCGGACCGTGCTGCTGACCGCGCTCACCAAGTTCGACGGGCAGCGGATGCGTCAGCTCACGGCTCGCGAGTTCCACCAGATCGCGGGGCGCGCCGGCCGCGCGGGCTTCGACACCGCCGGAACCGTCGTCGTCATGGCGCCGGAGCACGAGATCGAGAACGCGGTCCAGATCGCGAAGGCCGCCGACGATCCGAAGAAGCTCAGGAAGATCATCCGCAAGAAGGCCCCGCAGGGATTCGTCAACTGGACCGAGACGTCGTACGACCGCCTGATCTCGGCGGAGCCCGAGCCGCTCACGCCGCAGCTGCAGCTGACCGCGGCGATGCTCATCAACGTGATCGCGCGCGGCGGCGATGTGCTGCACAGCATGCGCTCGCTCGTCTTCGACAACCACGAGCCCCGCGCCCGTCAGTTCGAGCTCGCCCGACGGGCGCTCGCGATCTTCCGCACACTCGTCGTCGCGCAGGTCGTCGTGTGGGATGCCGACGGCATCCGGCTGACCGTCGAGCTGCAGCCGAACTTCGCCCTCAACCAGCCGCTCTCGCCGTTCGCGCTCGCGGCGATCGAGCTGCTCGACCCGGAGGACGGAGCGGGATCGGTGGGAACCGGCCATTACGCCCTCGATGTCGTCAGCGTCATCGAGGCCACCCTCGACGACCCGCGGCCGGTGCTGTCGCAGCAGCAGTTCCGGGCCCGCGGCGAGGCGGTCGCGGCGATGAAGCGCGACGGGCTGGACTACGACGAGCGCATGGAGGCCCTCGAGGAGATCACCTACCCGCAGCCGCTCGCCGAGCTGCTCGCCGAGGCCTACGCCGTGTTCGCCTCGAGCCAGCCGTGGGTGCTCGACTTCGCGCTGCGTCCCAAGTCCGTCGTGCGCGACATGTTCGAGCGCGCCCTCTCGTTCACCGAGCTGATCTCGCTGTACCAGCTCGCCCGCAGCGAGGGTCTCGTGCTGCGTTACCTCAGCGACGCGTACCGGGCGATCCGGCAGACGGTGCCCTCGGACGCGCAGACCTCCGACCTGCTCGACGTCATCGCGTGGCTCGGTGAGATGGTGCGCCAGGTCGACTCGAGCCTCGTCGACGAGTGGGAGTCGCTCGTCAATCCGTCGCTCGCCCTTCGACAGGCTCAAGGACCGGATGAGGAGCCCGTCGTCCCGCCCGCCCCGCCGTCGGTACTCACCAACCGCCGCGCGTTCGGCGTGCTCGTACGCAACGAGCTGTTCCGCCGCGTGCAGCTCGCAGCGCTCCAACGCGACGACGAGCTGGTCGAGCTGGATCCGGATGCGGGCTGGCCCGAGGCCCTCGACGCCTACTACGACGAGCACGATGAGATCCTCACCGGTGGATCCGCTCGATCGGCGTCCCTCGTCTCGATCAGCGAAGGCCCCGGGGAATGGCGCGTCGAGCAGACCATCGACGATCCGGCCGGCGACCACGACTGGCGCATCCGCGGAGTCGTCGACCTCGCCGCATCCGAGGAGGTCGGGACGGCCGTCGTGCGCGTGACCGAGGTCGTGCGGCTCTAG
- a CDS encoding pirin family protein, whose amino-acid sequence MTRLDAGPLEAESAVDCDGPRTLLLEAREVPLGGVRAMHVRRALPQRDLPMIGAWCFLDRFGPDPTRMRVEPHPHIGLQTVTWPLIGEVRHRDTVGSDVVLRRGQLNLMTSGEGIAHSEYSVGEEPIPLDALQLWVALPESRRHGEPAFEQHLRLPTVDLGSGAAATVVMGAFGGVASPASAYTPIAGVEIFIPAGVDVSLPLETDWEYGIVGVAGEVVVEGVAVARDHLLYLGIHRSEMSVRADADATIFVLGGEPFEDEIVMWWNFVGRSHDEIVEAREAWEADSPRFGHVVGHGDERIPAPPMPAVRLTRRHRRI is encoded by the coding sequence ATGACCCGCCTGGATGCCGGACCTCTGGAAGCGGAATCGGCCGTCGACTGCGACGGACCCCGCACCCTGCTGCTCGAGGCGCGCGAGGTCCCGCTCGGCGGAGTGCGCGCGATGCACGTGCGCCGGGCGCTCCCCCAGCGCGACCTGCCGATGATCGGCGCGTGGTGCTTCCTCGACCGCTTCGGCCCCGACCCGACCCGGATGCGGGTCGAGCCTCACCCGCACATCGGACTCCAGACCGTCACCTGGCCGCTGATCGGCGAGGTGCGCCACCGCGACACCGTCGGCAGCGATGTGGTGCTCCGCCGCGGGCAGCTGAACCTCATGACGAGCGGCGAGGGCATCGCGCACTCCGAGTACTCCGTGGGCGAGGAGCCGATCCCTCTCGATGCGCTGCAGCTGTGGGTCGCGCTGCCCGAATCGCGCCGGCACGGCGAGCCCGCCTTCGAGCAGCACCTGCGGCTTCCGACGGTGGACCTCGGCTCGGGGGCGGCGGCGACGGTCGTGATGGGCGCGTTCGGGGGCGTCGCATCCCCCGCCTCCGCGTACACGCCCATCGCCGGCGTGGAGATCTTCATCCCCGCCGGCGTCGACGTGTCGCTGCCACTGGAGACGGATTGGGAGTACGGGATCGTCGGGGTGGCGGGCGAGGTCGTGGTCGAGGGCGTCGCGGTGGCCCGCGACCATCTGCTGTATCTCGGCATCCATCGTTCCGAGATGTCGGTGCGGGCGGATGCCGACGCCACGATCTTCGTGCTCGGCGGTGAGCCGTTCGAGGACGAGATCGTGATGTGGTGGAACTTCGTCGGCCGCAGCCACGACGAGATCGTCGAGGCGCGCGAGGCGTGGGAGGCCGATTCGCCGCGCTTCGGGCACGTCGTGGGTCACGGTGACGAGCGGATCCCCGCTCCGCCGATGCCCGCCGTCCGGCTGACGCGCCGGCACCGGCGGATCTGA
- a CDS encoding ECF transporter S component, which produces MAHPRTLSTRVLLICAAIGVATGLLAAVAGYVSPLVFATLPILYGLVLASHVIPGVIAQALLRLPWVALLTHLFAALIASAFAPQWIGRYLGTALLIGGLQEGVAALTRYRSWQPWRFFISAVIVGVALAVVMGFVLNAAALPLWATITLYAVLLLAPVLWTWIGLRIGVALRNAGVARTVRR; this is translated from the coding sequence GTGGCCCACCCCCGCACGCTGTCGACGCGCGTCCTCCTGATCTGTGCGGCCATCGGCGTGGCCACCGGACTCCTCGCGGCGGTCGCCGGGTACGTCAGTCCGCTCGTCTTCGCGACACTCCCGATCCTGTACGGGCTGGTGCTCGCCTCCCACGTCATCCCCGGTGTCATCGCGCAGGCGCTCCTGCGGCTGCCGTGGGTGGCGCTGCTGACCCACCTCTTCGCCGCGCTCATCGCGAGCGCGTTCGCCCCGCAGTGGATCGGCCGCTACCTCGGCACCGCTCTCCTCATCGGCGGCCTGCAGGAGGGCGTCGCCGCGCTCACCCGCTACCGGTCGTGGCAGCCGTGGCGGTTCTTCATCTCGGCTGTCATCGTCGGCGTCGCGCTGGCGGTCGTCATGGGCTTCGTGCTGAACGCGGCCGCGCTCCCGCTCTGGGCGACGATCACCCTGTACGCCGTGCTGCTTCTCGCCCCGGTGCTCTGGACGTGGATCGGACTGCGCATCGGCGTCGCCCTCCGCAACGCGGGGGTCGCGCGCACGGTGCGCCGATGA
- a CDS encoding ABC transporter ATP-binding protein: MRRLAITHVDAGSPTPADVSFDVHPGDVVLVLGPSGSGKSTLALALDGLIPHDVPADVAGSVEIAGLTAADSTVAELSTHAAMVFQDPDAQLVTGTVLDEVAFGPENLLLPVEQVLSRTEDALRRVGLWDRRDENPDRLSGGGRQRLAIAAALAMGAPLLVLDEPTANLDPRGIDEVYDTLAGVVAAGDRAIVLVEHNLDAAVALATRVVVLDQTGMLVADGPIDLLRDRAEELHKLGVWLPVSTLAALRLRRAGYALEPLPLTPGELRGALEAHPQRRARSSSEHPHLDVASRRRAPSDPSSSPLIAVRDLTLRRGRTEVLHGIDLDIRRGDFVAIVGSNGAGKTSLLQAIAGVVRPPRGTVRIDGSDVSRLDARSLARTIGFVFQNPEHQFITHTVAGELAHGGTPSADVDRMLERFGLADKAGIHPFLLSGGQKRRLSVGTALIAGAPVLALDEPTFGQDRARADELLALLRGLNDDGTTIIVVTHDMQLVADHADRAVVLSDGRVIADAVTADLLGDPDLLDRAGLRPPPLRQALAGLAQHPELAGATRLADLPGAPGPAAEIPTTADPAPRRPPRDGGSPPLRDREDGA, from the coding sequence GTGCGGCGGCTCGCGATCACCCACGTGGATGCCGGGTCCCCGACGCCGGCTGACGTCTCGTTCGACGTCCACCCCGGTGATGTCGTGCTGGTGCTCGGGCCGAGCGGCTCCGGCAAGTCGACGCTCGCGCTGGCGCTCGACGGGCTGATCCCGCACGACGTGCCGGCCGACGTCGCGGGGTCGGTCGAGATCGCCGGGCTCACTGCGGCGGACTCCACCGTGGCGGAGCTGAGCACCCACGCGGCGATGGTCTTCCAGGATCCGGATGCGCAGCTCGTCACCGGCACCGTCCTCGACGAAGTGGCGTTCGGCCCTGAGAACCTGCTGCTGCCCGTGGAGCAGGTACTGTCGCGCACCGAGGACGCGCTACGGCGTGTCGGCCTGTGGGATCGGCGTGACGAGAACCCCGACCGGCTGTCGGGCGGCGGCCGCCAGCGGCTCGCGATCGCGGCCGCACTGGCGATGGGCGCACCGCTGCTCGTGCTCGACGAGCCCACGGCGAACCTCGACCCGCGCGGGATCGACGAGGTCTACGACACCCTCGCCGGAGTCGTCGCCGCCGGCGACCGCGCGATCGTCCTGGTCGAGCACAACCTCGACGCCGCCGTCGCCCTCGCGACGCGGGTCGTCGTGCTGGATCAGACCGGGATGCTGGTCGCCGACGGGCCCATCGACCTCCTGCGCGACCGCGCCGAGGAGCTGCACAAGCTGGGCGTCTGGCTGCCGGTGTCGACTCTCGCCGCGCTGCGGCTGCGCCGCGCCGGTTATGCGCTCGAGCCGCTGCCGCTCACGCCCGGGGAGCTGCGCGGGGCCCTCGAGGCGCATCCGCAGCGGCGCGCCCGGTCCTCGAGCGAGCACCCCCACCTCGATGTCGCGTCCCGTCGGCGCGCGCCCAGCGACCCGTCGTCGTCTCCTCTCATCGCCGTCCGCGACCTCACACTGCGCCGCGGCCGGACCGAGGTCCTCCACGGCATCGACCTCGACATCCGCCGCGGGGACTTCGTCGCGATCGTCGGCTCGAACGGCGCGGGTAAGACGAGCCTGCTGCAGGCGATCGCCGGTGTCGTCCGGCCGCCCCGCGGCACGGTGCGCATCGACGGCAGTGACGTCTCGCGGCTGGATGCGCGCAGCCTCGCCCGCACGATCGGGTTCGTCTTCCAGAACCCCGAGCACCAGTTCATCACCCACACCGTCGCGGGCGAGCTCGCGCACGGCGGCACGCCGTCCGCGGACGTCGACCGCATGCTCGAGCGGTTCGGCCTCGCCGACAAGGCCGGCATCCATCCGTTCCTGCTCTCCGGGGGCCAGAAGCGCCGACTCTCGGTCGGCACCGCGCTCATCGCGGGGGCGCCCGTCCTCGCTCTGGACGAGCCGACGTTCGGTCAGGATCGCGCTCGAGCCGACGAGCTGCTGGCGCTGCTGCGCGGTCTGAACGACGACGGCACGACGATCATCGTGGTCACCCACGACATGCAGCTGGTCGCCGATCACGCGGACCGCGCGGTCGTCCTCTCCGACGGCCGCGTCATCGCGGACGCGGTCACCGCCGACCTCCTCGGCGACCCCGATCTGCTCGACCGAGCAGGGCTCCGGCCGCCGCCGCTGCGGCAGGCGCTCGCCGGTCTGGCGCAGCATCCGGAGCTCGCCGGAGCGACCCGCCTCGCAGACCTGCCCGGGGCGCCCGGCCCAGCCGCGGAGATTCCCACAACAGCGGACCCTGCGCCTCGGCGGCCTCCGCGGGACGGCGGATCTCCGCCGTTGCGCGACCGAGAGGACGGGGCATGA
- a CDS encoding energy-coupling factor transporter transmembrane component T, with product MSLDPYAEAPASRGFLYGLNPLGKLAAPLPAMVLLVFVRDLLTPLAFIALAYAILLVGMRMTRTLALLLFVALPAVAVLVGLGLSIWTDPAQVPHDAVVLQLGGWTLYGAAVAVGFATALRLVAIIALALVAGMSTTGPDLARSLVQQLRIPYRVGYTAIAAFRFVPRFGHELDLIRQAHRVRGAHGGRGPFAAIARWYGYVVPLMAGSIRHAERVALAMDARAFGAHPTRTERHLVPLRARDIVFVVLFWAASAALFLLT from the coding sequence ATGAGCCTCGATCCGTACGCCGAGGCACCGGCATCCCGCGGCTTCCTGTACGGCCTGAACCCACTCGGGAAGCTCGCGGCCCCGCTGCCGGCGATGGTGCTGCTCGTGTTCGTGCGCGACCTGCTGACGCCGCTCGCCTTCATCGCGCTCGCGTACGCGATCCTGCTCGTGGGGATGCGGATGACCCGAACCCTCGCGCTGCTGCTGTTCGTCGCGCTCCCGGCGGTCGCCGTGCTCGTCGGCCTCGGGCTCTCGATCTGGACCGATCCTGCTCAGGTCCCGCACGATGCGGTGGTCCTGCAGCTGGGCGGGTGGACGCTGTACGGCGCGGCCGTGGCCGTCGGCTTCGCCACGGCGCTGCGACTCGTCGCGATCATCGCGCTGGCTCTGGTCGCGGGCATGTCGACGACGGGACCGGACCTCGCCCGCTCGCTCGTGCAGCAGCTCCGCATCCCGTATCGCGTGGGCTACACGGCGATCGCCGCATTCCGCTTCGTGCCGAGGTTCGGGCACGAACTGGATCTCATCCGGCAGGCGCACCGGGTGCGCGGCGCCCACGGCGGCCGCGGCCCGTTCGCCGCGATCGCGCGCTGGTACGGTTACGTCGTGCCGCTGATGGCCGGTTCGATCCGGCACGCGGAACGAGTCGCGCTGGCGATGGATGCGCGTGCCTTCGGTGCCCATCCGACCCGCACCGAGCGGCACCTCGTGCCGTTGCGGGCACGCGATATCGTCTTCGTCGTGCTCTTCTGGGCCGCGTCGGCGGCCCTGTTCCTTCTGACCTGA
- a CDS encoding acyl-CoA dehydrogenase family protein has product MERDIYDEDHEAFRDVVKEFIKRYVTNEKREQWDAAGEIDRETMLAAGEAGIIGLSVPEEFGGAGMLQDYRFRAVVNEEVIAAGAGSLAGAFGIQDDLAVPYLVHMGTEEQKATWLPRMATGEVLGALAMSEPGAGSDLRGIKTTAKRVEGGYLVNGAKTFISSGKTADIVVTFVKTGEGNRPDAFSILIIENGMNGFDHGKKLHKMGFQGHDTAELSFTDVFVPEENLIGGQEGRGFIQLMMNLPLERLSIGVAAASAAQAAFDWTVAYTRDREAFGERIIDFQNTRFQLATVSATVEALWAYNDRAVKAYGESKLTAEEAAKYKFWSTEREWEVLDTCVQLHGGYGYITEYPIARAFLDARVHRIYGGTNEIMRDIVSRPFAK; this is encoded by the coding sequence ATGGAGCGGGACATCTACGACGAGGACCACGAGGCGTTCCGCGACGTCGTCAAGGAGTTCATCAAGCGCTACGTCACGAACGAGAAGCGCGAGCAGTGGGATGCTGCGGGCGAGATCGATCGTGAGACCATGCTGGCCGCGGGCGAGGCGGGGATCATCGGCCTGTCCGTCCCCGAGGAGTTCGGTGGCGCCGGCATGCTGCAGGACTACCGCTTCCGCGCGGTCGTCAACGAAGAGGTCATCGCAGCCGGTGCGGGCTCGCTTGCGGGTGCCTTCGGCATCCAGGACGACCTCGCCGTGCCGTACCTCGTCCACATGGGCACCGAGGAGCAGAAGGCCACCTGGCTTCCGCGCATGGCGACCGGCGAGGTGCTCGGCGCCCTCGCGATGAGCGAGCCCGGCGCGGGCAGCGACCTGCGCGGCATCAAGACGACGGCCAAGCGCGTCGAGGGCGGCTACCTCGTCAACGGCGCGAAAACGTTCATCTCGAGCGGCAAGACCGCCGACATCGTCGTCACGTTCGTCAAGACCGGCGAGGGCAACCGTCCCGACGCCTTCAGCATCCTGATCATCGAGAACGGGATGAACGGCTTCGACCACGGCAAGAAGCTGCACAAGATGGGCTTCCAGGGCCACGACACCGCGGAGCTCTCGTTCACCGACGTGTTCGTGCCCGAGGAGAACCTCATCGGCGGGCAGGAGGGCCGCGGCTTCATCCAGCTCATGATGAACCTGCCGCTCGAGCGCCTGTCGATCGGCGTCGCGGCCGCCTCGGCGGCGCAGGCGGCGTTCGACTGGACCGTCGCCTACACCCGCGACCGCGAGGCGTTCGGCGAGCGGATCATCGACTTCCAGAACACGCGCTTCCAGCTGGCCACCGTCTCCGCCACCGTCGAGGCGCTGTGGGCGTACAACGATCGCGCCGTCAAGGCGTATGGAGAGTCGAAGCTCACGGCCGAAGAGGCCGCCAAGTACAAGTTCTGGTCGACCGAGCGCGAGTGGGAGGTGCTCGACACCTGCGTGCAGCTCCACGGCGGCTACGGCTACATCACCGAGTACCCGATCGCGCGCGCGTTCCTCGATGCGCGGGTCCATCGCATCTACGGCGGCACGAACGAGATCATGCGCGACATCGTGAGCCGCCCGTTCGCGAAGTAG
- a CDS encoding M15 family metallopeptidase yields the protein MTDPGTGTPLTRRAARAAAERAHSSGPVQGEAAPTRRSTRPPRTPVDDVADPLTDAVAEVRHAAGRRARRARGAFTLIAAGVLLIGGTAAVSAAAYGTSTAAAPGASAAASVSPSASPTVTPPPVDPATVMTTRNPCTDAAFTAALAAHDTEAAVTAAGGGPAFREEVVTGEAPCVHLDDPSFTWVVVNKQRPYSPKDYRPSPVVAPAGVQVINGGSLRSDAAAALSDMVAAAKQAGAGAIALDSGYRSYRTQVTSYGVQVTSRGSSGADLVSARPGFSEHQSGLAGDLVACTRSCGTLDMLAGTPQNQFILAHAWEYGWIVRYEAGHTPVTGYASEPWHLRFIGVQLAKAYHDGGFHTLEEFFGLPAAPSY from the coding sequence GTGACGGACCCCGGCACCGGCACCCCTCTGACGCGACGCGCAGCGCGCGCCGCCGCAGAGCGCGCCCATTCGTCGGGTCCGGTCCAGGGTGAGGCGGCACCGACCCGTCGATCCACGCGACCTCCTCGGACTCCCGTCGACGACGTCGCCGACCCGCTGACGGATGCCGTCGCAGAGGTTCGCCACGCCGCCGGGCGTCGTGCCCGCCGCGCCCGAGGCGCCTTCACGCTCATCGCTGCCGGCGTTCTTCTGATCGGCGGCACGGCGGCGGTGAGCGCGGCCGCGTACGGGACGAGCACGGCAGCAGCACCCGGTGCGTCTGCCGCCGCATCCGTCTCCCCGTCCGCCAGCCCGACCGTCACCCCGCCGCCCGTCGATCCGGCCACGGTGATGACCACGCGCAACCCGTGCACGGATGCCGCGTTCACCGCCGCGCTCGCGGCCCACGACACCGAGGCAGCCGTCACGGCCGCGGGGGGCGGACCCGCATTCCGCGAGGAGGTCGTGACCGGCGAAGCACCGTGCGTCCACCTGGATGATCCGTCCTTCACCTGGGTCGTGGTCAACAAGCAGCGCCCGTACTCCCCGAAGGACTACAGGCCGTCCCCGGTCGTGGCCCCTGCGGGAGTTCAGGTGATCAACGGCGGGTCGCTCCGCTCCGACGCGGCGGCGGCGCTGTCCGACATGGTCGCCGCGGCGAAGCAGGCGGGCGCCGGCGCGATCGCGCTCGACAGTGGATACCGGTCGTACCGCACGCAGGTCACGTCATATGGAGTCCAGGTGACGTCTCGCGGGTCTTCCGGCGCCGACCTCGTGAGCGCGAGGCCCGGGTTCAGCGAGCATCAGTCGGGTCTGGCCGGAGACCTCGTGGCCTGCACCCGATCGTGCGGCACCCTCGACATGCTCGCCGGCACTCCGCAGAACCAGTTCATCCTCGCTCACGCGTGGGAGTACGGCTGGATCGTCCGCTACGAGGCCGGCCACACGCCGGTCACCGGCTACGCGTCGGAGCCCTGGCACCTCCGCTTCATCGGCGTGCAATTGGCGAAGGCGTACCACGACGGCGGTTTCCACACGCTCGAGGAGTTCTTCGGCTTGCCCGCGGCGCCCTCCTATTAG
- a CDS encoding NADP-dependent oxidoreductase, with translation MSRAVRYDEVGGPEVLYIAEVSEPQPRDGQVVVDVEAVGLNFWDAKARSGAVPLKSAFPRGLGGDFAGTVVRDGLGAQYFDGTYVQSGDEVLGWGVSTLRERLAVSAANLARKPEALPWAVAASLATPGLTAVACLRAVPIGAGDTVLVGAAAGGVGFLYGQLARRAGARVIGTASPSNHDRLREAGIEPVAYGEGLVDAVRGLGDVTAAVDAQGRATIDAALALGVPPDRICTIADYAAASELGLVTPTSERSAEVLQELANHVAAGHLTLSVQEEFELDDLHDAFRLLEGRHLSGKVVMRF, from the coding sequence ATGAGCAGAGCGGTGCGATACGACGAAGTGGGCGGGCCCGAGGTGCTGTACATCGCCGAGGTGTCGGAGCCGCAGCCGCGCGACGGACAGGTGGTCGTAGACGTCGAAGCCGTCGGGCTGAACTTCTGGGATGCGAAGGCCCGCTCGGGCGCCGTGCCGCTGAAGAGCGCCTTCCCCCGCGGTCTCGGGGGCGACTTCGCCGGCACCGTCGTGCGCGACGGCCTCGGTGCGCAGTACTTCGACGGTACGTACGTCCAGTCGGGCGACGAGGTGCTCGGCTGGGGTGTCTCGACCCTGCGCGAGCGGCTCGCGGTCTCTGCAGCCAACCTCGCGCGCAAGCCCGAGGCCCTCCCCTGGGCGGTCGCGGCGTCTCTCGCCACGCCCGGACTCACCGCGGTGGCGTGCCTGCGCGCTGTGCCGATCGGCGCCGGAGACACCGTCCTCGTCGGGGCCGCCGCCGGCGGAGTCGGCTTCCTCTATGGTCAACTCGCGCGGCGCGCCGGCGCCCGCGTCATCGGCACGGCGAGCCCGTCCAATCACGATCGGCTCCGCGAGGCCGGCATCGAGCCGGTCGCCTACGGCGAGGGGCTCGTGGATGCCGTGCGCGGCCTCGGCGACGTGACCGCCGCCGTGGACGCGCAGGGCCGGGCCACGATCGATGCCGCGCTCGCGCTGGGTGTGCCCCCGGATCGCATCTGCACCATCGCGGACTACGCCGCCGCCTCGGAGCTCGGCCTCGTCACGCCTACCAGCGAACGCTCCGCCGAGGTGCTGCAAGAGCTCGCGAACCACGTCGCCGCGGGCCACCTCACGCTGTCCGTGCAGGAGGAGTTCGAGCTGGACGACCTGCACGACGCCTTCCGCCTGCTGGAGGGACGTCACCTCAGCGGCAAGGTCGTCATGCGTTTCTAG